The DNA sequence CGGTGGACGCCATCTTCGATACGGCGGGCGGCGCCATCTCGGAGACGGTGCACTCCCTCGGCGAGCTGAGCATCCCCGGCTTCGGCAAGTTCACCAAGAAGACGCGGGCCGCCCGCACCGGACGCAACCCGCGCACCGGCGCCGAGATCCAGATTCCCGAGCGCAGCAGCATCGGCTTTACCGCCGGCAAGAACCTGCGTGAAGGCACCATCAGCGGACGCCGCAAGGCGGCGGGCGCGGTGGCCGGGGCGGCGCTGGGCGCGGCCGCGGGTGCGGCGGCGGCCACCGCCGGCGCTCCCAAGAAGGGCGGCGTCAACAGCGGCGCTTCCGCCGAGGCGAGCACGGGCGACACCGCTTCCTCCGGCGCCAAGGCGTCCGGCGGCGCCAAGGGCACCGGCGCGGCCAAGAGCGGCGGCACGGCGGCCAAGGGCAAGTCGGGCGGCGCCAAGGGCGGCAGCGCCAAGAGCTGAGGCTTTCCGGCGCAGGCACACGAGGCCGCGTCCCGTTTTCGGGGCGCGGCCTCGCTCGTTTTCCGCCGCATGCGGGACGGCCATCGCCCGCGGCACGGAATCCGCCTGTGAGCCCGCGCCGCCCGGAATCTGTACCGTGCGGCCGATTTCGCATGGACCCGCGGACCGGAGGTATCCCCTGCCGCAGTACGACGAAAAACCAGAGCCCCGCATTCCCGACATCCAGATCCGCCGGGTGATCTGGAGATCCGCCGACGTGGCGCGGATCTTTGTGATGGGCATCATCTTCACGTTTCTGTGGCGCTTCTTCTGGCTGGTGCACAACGCCATCTTCATCGCCCTGCTGGCGGTGCTGATCGCCATCGTGCTGCACGCGCCGGCCAAGTGGCTGTCCCGGCGGGGGATCCCGTTCGGCGTGGCGCTGCCGATTGTGATGATTGCGTTCGTCGGCAGCCTGGTGGG is a window from the Longimicrobium terrae genome containing:
- a CDS encoding HU family DNA-binding protein translates to MNKAQFIDQVADKAQLSKAAAQRAVDAIFDTAGGAISETVHSLGELSIPGFGKFTKKTRAARTGRNPRTGAEIQIPERSSIGFTAGKNLREGTISGRRKAAGAVAGAALGAAAGAAAATAGAPKKGGVNSGASAEASTGDTASSGAKASGGAKGTGAAKSGGTAAKGKSGGAKGGSAKS